The Acidimicrobiales bacterium genomic sequence TTCCGCGAGAAGCGCCCGCCGTCCTGGCCCAGCTCCCCCGGCTGACACCGGTCCGCCCGTTCTGAGGCGCCACGGCTCGTGGGAGCGTGCCGAGGCGCCTCAGAACGGAGACGGGGAGGGTCAGGGCAGGCGCTTGAGCAGGGCCAGGGCGCCCATGCGGGCCGGGGACTGGTGGTGGGAGCCGGTGCGGCCGTCCAGGGTGTCGCGGTGGGCCAGCCACCAGTCGTAGGTCTCGGCCAGCATGGTGGGCGTGTCGTAGCGGGCCTCCCACCCCAGCTCCCGCTGGGCCCGGCCGCTGTCGAACCACAGCGACTCGCCGTAGAGCAGCCAGTGGTAGGGGGCCAGGGGCAGCAGGTGGCCCCGCGACGCCGCCTCCATGGCCAGGCGGGCCGGCCGGTGGGGCAGCGATCGCACCCGGGCCCCGGTGCCGGCGTGGGCGCACAGCGACTCCAGCGTCTCCCGCATGGTGCCGAACCCGGGGGCGCCCACGTTGTAGGCCGCCGGGCCGGGGCGGTCGCCGGCCCGCAGGCAGGCGTCGGCCAGGTCGGCGGCGTGGACGAACTGGTAGCGGTTGTCGCCCGGGCCCAGCACCGGCACCGGCGCCCCCTCGGCCACCAGCTCGAACAGCATGGACATGATGCCGAGGCGCCCGTGGCCCAGGATGGTGCGGGGCCGGACGACGGTGACGTCGAGGCCGGCGGCCGCCGCGTCGCGGCACAGCAGCTCGGCCTCCAGCTTGGCCCGGCCGTAGGCCTCCAGGGGCCGGGGTGGGGT encodes the following:
- a CDS encoding NAD-dependent epimerase/dehydratase family protein, which produces MSGPTASGRRSLVTGGSGFFGTMLVERLRARGDQVRILDVMVPDQVPDGVEVVEADIRDAEAVRAACQDVDVAFHNVAQVPLAKDRHLFWSVNVVGTATLLVAARDAGVSKVVSTSTSAVYGIPERNPVDEDTPPRPLEAYGRAKLEAELLCRDAAAAGLDVTVVRPRTILGHGRLGIMSMLFELVAEGAPVPVLGPGDNRYQFVHAADLADACLRAGDRPGPAAYNVGAPGFGTMRETLESLCAHAGTGARVRSLPHRPARLAMEAASRGHLLPLAPYHWLLYGESLWFDSGRAQRELGWEARYDTPTMLAETYDWWLAHRDTLDGRTGSHHQSPARMGALALLKRLP